In the genome of Vicia villosa cultivar HV-30 ecotype Madison, WI linkage group LG7, Vvil1.0, whole genome shotgun sequence, one region contains:
- the LOC131617084 gene encoding NAD(P)H dehydrogenase (quinone) FQR1-like, with the protein MAVKVYIVYYSMYGHVERLAEEIKKGADSVDGIEAKLWEVREILAEEVLGKMRAPTKSDTPIITPNELSEGDGFVFGFPTRFGMMAAQFKAFLDATGGLWKTQQLAGKPAGIFYSTGTQGGGQETTALTAITQLVHHGMLFVPIGYTFGDGMFEMEEVKGGSPYGSGTYAGADGSRNPTKLELEQAFHHGMYIATITKKLKETA; encoded by the exons ATGGCTGTCAAAGTTTATATTGT GTACTATTCAATGTATGGACATGTGGAAAGACTAGCAGAAGAAATAAAGAAAGGCGCAGATTCCGTCGATGGTATCGAGGCCAAACTTTGGGAGGTACGAGAAATATTGGCTGAAGAGGTGCTTGGTAAGATGAGAGCACCAACAAAGAGTGACACACCAATCATTACACCGAACGAGCTTTCCGAGGGTGATGGTTTTGTGTTTGGATTTCCAACAAGATTCGGAATGATGGCTGCACAGTTTAAAGCCTTTCTAGATGCAACTGGAGGTCTATGGAAAACACAACAGCTTGCTGGTAAACCTGCTGGAATCTTCTACAGCACGGGTACTCAAGGTGGTGGACAAGAGACTACAGCGTTGACAGCTATAACTCAATTAGTTCATCATGGAATGTTATTTGTTCCGATTGGGTATACATTTGGTGATGGAATGTTTGAGATGGAAGAAGTGAAAGGTGGAAGTCCATATGGTTCAGGAACATATGCTGGTGCTGATGGATCAAGAAACCCAACTAAGCTTGAGTTAGAGCAAGCTTTCCACCATGGGATGTATATTGCAACCATCACAAAGAAACTCAAGGAAACTGCATAA